The Acidimicrobiia bacterium genome contains the following window.
ACGGCGCGGCTGGCCCGCGACGCGTTCGAGACCAACTGGATCAAGCTCGAGGTGATCGCCGACGAGCGCACCCTGCTGCCGGACCCGGTCGAGCTCCTCACCGCGGCCGAGCAGCTCCTCGACGACGGGTTCGTCGTCCTGCCGTACACGAACGACGACCCGGTCACCGCGGCGCGCCTGGCCGGGCTCGGCTGCGCCGCGGTGATGCCGCTCGGGGCGCCGATCGGGAGCGGCATGGGGATCCGTAACCCGTACAACCTGGCCATCATCCGGGAGCAGACCGAGGTGCCGGTGATCCTCGACGCTGGGATCGGCACCGCCTCCGACGCCGCGCTGGCCATGGAGCTGGGCTGTGACGGCGTGCTCCTCGCCTCGGCGGTGACGCGGGCCCGGGAGCCGGCGCAGATGGCCGAGGCCATGCGCCGCGCGGTCGAGGCCGGGCGGCTGGCGCACCTCGCCGGTCGCATCCCCCGCCGCCTCTACGCCGAGGCGTCCACGCCGTGGGAGGGCCGACCCGAGTGGTGACCCGGATCGAGCACCGCCTCCTCCTGCTGACGGACCGGACCCAGACGCCCGGCCGTCCGCTCGTCGAGGTCGTCGGCGACGCCGTCGCGGGCGGCGCGCGCGCCGTCGTCCTCCGCGAGAAGGACCTGCCCGCGGCGGCCCGGGCCGCGCTCGCGGCCACGCTCGCGGCGGTGCTGCGGCCCGTCGCCGGGACCCTGCTCGTCGCGTCGGGCGGGGCGGCCGCCGCCGACGGCGTGCACCTGGCCGCCGACGACCCGTTCCCGACCCCTCGCCCGGCGCTCGTGG
Protein-coding sequences here:
- a CDS encoding thiamine phosphate synthase, which produces MVTRIEHRLLLLTDRTQTPGRPLVEVVGDAVAGGARAVVLREKDLPAAARAALAATLAAVLRPVAGTLLVASGGAAAADGVHLAADDPFPTPRPALVGRSCHRVVELADAAAEGCAYATLSPIFASASKPGYGPTLGESALGDPPLPVYALGGVTASNAGRC
- a CDS encoding thiazole synthase; amino-acid sequence: MDDPLVIAGTTLSSRLILGTGGAPSLHSLERAIVAAGAEMVTVALRRLDPTATGSVVDVLERTGVRTLPNTAGCFTAREAVLTARLARDAFETNWIKLEVIADERTLLPDPVELLTAAEQLLDDGFVVLPYTNDDPVTAARLAGLGCAAVMPLGAPIGSGMGIRNPYNLAIIREQTEVPVILDAGIGTASDAALAMELGCDGVLLASAVTRAREPAQMAEAMRRAVEAGRLAHLAGRIPRRLYAEASTPWEGRPEW